From the Streptomyces nodosus genome, the window TCTACCGCCGGCTCCTCGACCGCATCGAACGCGAGCCGGAGGCCGTGCTGCGCGGCCGGGTCTCGCTGCCCGGCCGTGAGAAGGCCTACGTCGCCATGCGCGGCCTGTCCGGCCTGGACACGCGCACCGTGTCCCGGCAGACCGTCAGGAGGCGTGCCTGATGGACCGTTCCCTGCTCAGCGCCGCCACCGCCGAAAAGCGTCAGGCAACCCCGCGGTCCGGCGCGGCGTCCCAGACTGAGGCGGTCCGCCGTGCATCGTTCAAGCACCACGGCGGACCGGCAGGGGAGGCAGCACCATGAGCGACGGCACACAGCACGGGAACGGGGCCGCGGACGGCCCCGGGCGCCCCGGGACACCGTCGGCCGGGAGCTCCGCCGTGGTGGTCGGCGGGGGACTCGCCGGGATCACGGCCGCGCTGGCGCTCGCCGACGCCGGTGTGCGGGTCACCCTGCTGGAGGGGCGGCCGCGGCTGGGCGGACTCGCCTTCTCCTTCCAGCGCGGGGAGCTGACCGTGGACAACGGCCAGCATGTCTATCTGCGCTGCTGCACCGCCTACCGCTGGCTCCTGGACCGCATCGACGCGACCGGTCTCGCACCCGTGCAGGATCGTCTCGACGTGCCCGTTCTCGACGCCGAGGCCGCTCCCGGACGACGCCTGGGCAGACTGCGGCGGGACGCGCTGCCCGTGCCCCTGCATCTCGGGCGCAGCCTGGCCACCTACCCCCATCTCTCACTCGCCGAGCGCGCCAGGGTCGGGCGTGCCGCACTGGCGCTCCGCGCCCTCGACCCCAGGGATCCCGCGCTCGACACGCAGGACTTCGGCAGCTGGCTGACCGAGCACGGCCAGTCCGCGCGCGCCGTCGAGGCACTGTGGGACCTGGTCGGGGTCGCCACCCTCAACGCGGCGGCCGGCGACGCCTCGCTCGGGCTGGCCGCGATGGTGTTCAAGACGGGACTGCTGTCCGACCCGGGCGCGGCCGACATCGGATGGGCCCGCGTCCCGCTGGGCGAACTGCACGACCGGCTGGCCCGCAAGGCGCTCGACTCCGCGGGTGTCCGTACCGAGGTCCGTACCCGCGTCACCGCCCTGTCCACCGACGGAAACGGGACCTGGAGCGTCCAGGTCCCCGGGGAACGCATCGAGGCCGACGCCGTCGTGCTCGCCGTGCCGCA encodes:
- a CDS encoding DUF6380 family protein codes for the protein MDRSLLSAATAEKRQATPRSGAASQTEAVRRASFKHHGGPAGEAAP
- the hpnE gene encoding hydroxysqualene dehydroxylase HpnE, with translation MSDGTQHGNGAADGPGRPGTPSAGSSAVVVGGGLAGITAALALADAGVRVTLLEGRPRLGGLAFSFQRGELTVDNGQHVYLRCCTAYRWLLDRIDATGLAPVQDRLDVPVLDAEAAPGRRLGRLRRDALPVPLHLGRSLATYPHLSLAERARVGRAALALRALDPRDPALDTQDFGSWLTEHGQSARAVEALWDLVGVATLNAAAGDASLGLAAMVFKTGLLSDPGAADIGWARVPLGELHDRLARKALDSAGVRTEVRTRVTALSTDGNGTWSVQVPGERIEADAVVLAVPQREAHDLLPAGALDSPERLLEIGTAPILNVHVVFDRKVLGRPFFTAIGSPVQWVFDRTEASGLREGQYLAVSQSTAQDEIDLPVAVLRERYLPELRRLLPAARGAEVKDFFVTRERTATFAPSPGVGRLRPGARTKAPGLCLAGAWTATGWPATMESAVRSGVSAASAVLGTLGRSGAHLPDLFEEAA